A region from the Pseudomonas sp. KU26590 genome encodes:
- a CDS encoding LysR substrate-binding domain-containing protein, which produces MNRNELRKADINLMVVFETLMLERNVTRAAEKLFLGQPTISSALNRLRALFNDPLFIRVGNRMEPTARANEIIHHLSPALDAMSVALSLTHDFDPASSDMTFRIGLSDDVEYSLMPALLQALREEAPHVVIVIKQANYWSISELLASGEITAGVCITKDLPANAKRKLLRKVVPMVLRTDLSATPLTLDEYCTRPHVVVSHVANISSFADEWLEAVGRTRKAVLSIPQYTTLPALMAGSNMLCNLPDYLALALSQTSALQAEPLPFVTPTLELSMTWLSVMDSDPAERWLRSRIEHVMGQREH; this is translated from the coding sequence ATGAATCGAAATGAGCTACGCAAGGCCGACATTAACCTGATGGTGGTGTTCGAGACCTTGATGCTGGAGCGCAATGTCACGCGAGCAGCTGAAAAGCTTTTCCTCGGTCAGCCCACCATCAGCTCCGCACTGAACCGCCTGCGCGCGCTCTTCAATGACCCGCTGTTCATTCGTGTGGGCAACAGAATGGAGCCTACCGCGCGGGCCAACGAGATCATCCATCATCTGTCCCCGGCGCTGGATGCCATGTCGGTGGCACTGAGTTTGACCCACGATTTTGACCCCGCCAGCAGCGACATGACGTTTCGAATCGGACTGTCTGACGATGTCGAATACAGCCTGATGCCAGCGTTGCTACAGGCGCTGCGTGAGGAGGCTCCCCATGTCGTGATTGTGATTAAACAGGCAAATTATTGGAGCATTTCCGAGCTATTGGCCTCTGGCGAGATCACCGCAGGGGTTTGCATCACCAAAGATCTCCCGGCCAATGCCAAGCGCAAACTGCTCCGAAAAGTAGTCCCCATGGTGTTGCGTACTGATCTGTCCGCTACGCCGCTTACCCTGGATGAATACTGCACGCGTCCTCACGTGGTGGTGTCCCATGTGGCCAACATTTCCAGCTTCGCTGATGAGTGGCTGGAAGCCGTGGGACGCACGCGCAAGGCCGTGCTTTCCATTCCCCAGTACACAACGCTCCCTGCCCTCATGGCTGGCAGCAACATGCTGTGCAATCTGCCGGACTACCTGGCGTTGGCCTTGAGCCAGACCAGCGCGTTACAGGCCGAACCCCTGCCCTTTGTCACGCCGACGCTGGAGTTGTCCATGACATGGTTGAGTGTCATGGACAGTGACCCGGCCGAGCGATGGCTACGAAGCAGGATTGAGCACGTCATGGGGCAGAGAGAACACTGA
- a CDS encoding LysR family transcriptional regulator — MNLLDHMRIFVFVAKFSSFTGAAKALNLTLPAVSRSISRLERHLNAALLTRTTRRLALTDVGQDFFYKCTKIIVGVDEAVQTASDTNVQPQGHLRVHAAHEIGRHQLMPLIADYRRDHPLVTFDLVLDDCPADQLRESADVSVSVLPMGGERWASRNIGATYSVMCASRAYLAQNPAPKVPEDLSLHECLNPLEAPSNAQDTWTFEGPYGPVNIYLPPSSFQLNARDAIVDAVRAGLGIGCIPAFMAAELLRDGEVVRVLPDYHLASCGIHAICAEHRVNDVCVRSWINYLSAHFPRRLAAGVHALPAHD, encoded by the coding sequence GTGAACCTTCTCGACCACATGCGGATTTTTGTATTCGTCGCTAAATTCAGCAGTTTCACGGGTGCCGCGAAAGCGTTGAACCTGACGTTGCCTGCCGTTTCCCGAAGTATCTCGAGACTGGAAAGACACCTCAATGCAGCGTTGTTGACCCGAACAACTCGACGTCTGGCGTTGACCGATGTGGGTCAGGATTTTTTTTACAAGTGCACGAAAATCATTGTCGGCGTGGACGAGGCCGTACAAACGGCGTCGGACACTAATGTGCAGCCACAAGGTCATTTGCGGGTGCATGCCGCCCATGAAATCGGCAGGCACCAGCTCATGCCCCTGATTGCCGACTACCGGCGAGACCACCCCCTGGTCACCTTTGATCTCGTGCTTGATGACTGTCCTGCCGATCAGTTGCGTGAGAGTGCGGATGTCTCGGTTTCAGTCCTGCCCATGGGCGGTGAACGGTGGGCTTCGAGGAATATCGGTGCGACCTACAGCGTGATGTGTGCTTCCCGAGCCTATCTTGCTCAAAACCCCGCCCCCAAGGTGCCCGAGGACCTGAGCCTGCACGAGTGCCTGAATCCGCTGGAGGCGCCTTCGAACGCCCAAGACACCTGGACCTTCGAAGGACCTTACGGCCCGGTCAACATCTACCTTCCACCGTCGTCCTTTCAGTTGAACGCCCGCGACGCGATCGTCGATGCGGTGCGCGCGGGCCTGGGAATTGGCTGCATCCCAGCGTTCATGGCCGCTGAGTTATTGCGTGATGGGGAGGTGGTCCGCGTGTTGCCTGACTACCATCTCGCGTCTTGCGGGATACATGCCATTTGCGCGGAGCATCGGGTGAATGACGTATGCGTGAGAAGTT